The sequence below is a genomic window from Salinispira pacifica.
CCACTCCCTCTCTACAAAATGCTGGAGCCGGGAGAAGATCTGCCCGGAAGCCCCGAAGATGTAGAAACACTCTTTGCTCCGTTGAGAAAACGTATTCGATAAAAAGAGATCCGGGCCTCTTCTTCAGCCGGATTAATGATGGCGGTGAAACAGGTCGTTGATGTGATCTCCCAGGGTATTCAGACTGTACACTGCCAGAGCCAGGGCAATACCCGGAGGGAATGCAAGCCAGGGAGCGGAAATCAGGTAATCCCGGGCGTTATCAAGCATAATTCCCCAACTGGATCCCGGGGGCTGTATGCCGATACCCAGAAAACTGAGGCTTGCCTCGATGGTGATGGCCGCAGCGAAGAGACTGGTGAGCTGAACCAGCAGAGGGGGGAAAACCTGGGGGAGGATGGCGGTGAAAAAGATTTCAGGGCCGGGTGTGTTCACCAGAATTTCAGCTTCAACAAAATCCTGTCCGGAAGCTCTCTTCAGTTCGGCCCTCATCAGCCGGGCTATGAGGGGGGAGAATACAATGCCCATAGCCAGCATCACTTGAACAAGTCCGTATCCGAAAACCGCAACGATTGCCACGGCCATGAGAATCGTCGGCATGGCAAGCAGGCCGTCCATCAGCAGCATGAACAGGGAATCCATCCAGCGCGGACCATAGGATGCAAGAATGCCGACTGTAGCTCCGATTATCAGTGCAATTCCCGTGCTTACCAATCCGACGATAAACGCAGAACGTCCGCCGTACATCAGTCTGGAAAGGACATCCCTTCCCAGACTGTCGGTTCCCAGCAGAAATCCCTGGGTGAAGGGTTTCTGAAACCGCGCATCCAGGTGCTGCTGGTAGGGAGGATGGGGTGCCAGAACGGGGGCCAGCAGGGCAATCAATACCAGGAGGATCAGGGTTACGGCCGCGAATGCCAAAATACCAGGCTGTCTCACCCTTCTTCGAAACTGCCTCTGGAATGACGATCTCTGAAGATACCCCGGTTTGATCATAGGCTGCCTGGTTACTCCTCCCTGCCTTACTCGCCGCTTCCGCTGGATATTCGGCGGAAATCGAAGGTATCAAGATTCGGAGTCATCCTGAATCCTGATATATCGCTGCTGTAGGCAATGCGGCGCAGAGAACTTCCCACAAAAACAAAGGGAACCTGTTCGGCGAAAATACGTTGGACCTGAGTATAAATCTCCTGTCTGCGGGAGAACTCCAGCGTCCGGCGCCCCTCTGTGATCAGTTCCTCCAGGAGTTCATTGGGGTAGCGTACATACATGTTGCCCGAACCGTAGCCTATGAAGCGTCCGTCGGGATCCAGCTTCCCGGTATGACCGATAACTGTGAGGTCGTAGTTGGCATTTCCGTACACGTCGGAGATCCAGGTGGGCCAGTCCACCATGCGGATCCGGGCCTGGATGCCCGCTTCTCTCAGCATCTCCTGGTACAGCTCGCCGGCGGTCACATGGGGTGCGAAGTTCTGGGGAAGAACCAGGTCGAAAACCCTGTCTTCACTGTAGCCCGCTTCCCTGGCAAGCTCCGCCGCTCTTTCCGGATCATAGGGATACATACCGGTAAAGTCCGCATAGAAGGGATTGGAAGCATCGTTAAAGGTTCCCACGGGAGTTCCCCCGCCGTAGGCCACATCCAGGGCTGTCTGTTTATCGATGGCATGATTCAGGGCACGGCGCATTTCCACCTCGCCGAGAATATCCCTGCTGGTGTTGATGGACATCACCATAACCAGAGAAGTGGTGTCGGTTTCCACAATAATATCGTCCCGGGACTGGAGCACCGGAACGTCCTCTTCACTGACGATGTAGAGGATATCCACCTGACCGCTCATCAGAGCCTGGGTTTGTACGGAAGGTTCGGGAATAATCTGGAGGCTCACCTTTTCAACCTCAATTTCATCCTCCATCCAGTAGTCGCCGTTTTTATTCAGCGTAATGCGCTCATCGGCAACCCACTGTTCCAGGGAAAAGGGGCCGGTTCCAACCGGTTCTCTGGCAAAATTATGCCCGGACTCGATCTTTTCCGATGGCAGAATGGCGGACCAGCCGCTTGCGAGAGTATAAAGCAGCGGTGCATTGGGTTCGGAGAGGATCAGCCGCAGGGTGAAATCATCCACGATCTGAACATCCTCAATTACCGAGTACTCCCCTGCACTGGGAGATGCAAAATCCGGGGAGAGCAGACGCTCAATGGATGCCGCAGCATCCCGGGCATCAAAGCCGCTTCCATCATGGAAGCTGACATCACGGCGCAGCTGAAAGGTAATTTCCTTCTGAGAATCCGAAACCGACCATGACCGGGCCAGAGCGGGAACGAGCTCCCCGTCATCATCCGGTTCAAGGAGGGTATCGTATAAACTTTTCGTCACCTGAAATGTAAGGGTTTCGGTGGTTGCGTGGGGATCCAGAGTAGACGGATTTCCCGACAGGGCCAGACTTACCTCAAGGGGCGCTTCTTCGCCTCCGCCTTGGCAGGAAACGGCCAGTATCAATGAAAAAACAAGAATACCCAGCAGCCCTACACTCTGAGAGTAAATGCTTTTTGGTAATGTATGACGACTCATCGGATTCCTCCTTCAGGATATGAATGAATCAAGCCAGTTTTGCTTCTTCAGGCCGGCTTCAAGCAGGGTTCTGGTGAACTCCTCCCGGGGATGTTGTACAATCTCCTCCACCGGACCGGATTCAAGAATTCTGGAATTGTGAATAATTGCCATACGGTCGCTTATATACTCGGCAATGTCAAGATCATGGGTAATAAACACATAGCTCAAACCGTACTCCTCCTTGAGCTCCAGGAGCGTATTCAGAAGACGTGCCTGAATGGAAACATCCAGGCTGGAGACCGGTTCATCAAAAATGATGAGCCTGGCTTCCATGGCCAGAGCCCGGGCTATGAGAACTCTCTGGCGCTGACCTCCGCTGAGCTCACCGGGATATCGTTTCAGGAACGCCGGACTCAGGCCGCAAAGCTCCATCAGCTCCTCCTTGGCGGTTTGAATATTATCCCTCGCAGTTTGCATACTGTTCCCCCGCCCCGAAGTACGCCGGAGAATGGGATCCAGCAATTGGTCAACCCGCCTCCAGGGGTTCAGGCTGTTCTGGGTAGCCTGGGGCACCAGCTGGATTTTCCGGTAGAGATCTCTTGAACTGATTGTTGTGTCGGGCCCCAGAGGATTCCCCTGAATCTGCCGGGAGTGCTGCTCCGGGGCTCCCCGCTGGATGGTACCCCAGATACTGTCGATCCGGCCGGACTGAATCTTTTCACGCTGGAGAATACATCGTGCCAGGGTGGTCTTCCCGGATCCTGACTCACCGATGATGCTCAACACTTCCCCGGGGTAAAGATCCAGATCGATATCCTTCAGAGCATACAGGGACTGTGCGCCCATGCCTCCGTATCCTCCGCTTTTATACTGCTTGGTGAGGCCCCGAATCCGCAGCAGCGGGGAATCCGCCCCGGTTCCGTTTGTCTTTCTATTCTTTTTATTCATTAAATTGCTCCCCTGCCCCTGGAGCTCCGCTGTTTTTCCGGGTGGAATCCTTCTCCCCGTTACCTTTTTCAGGGTAGGGAAAATGGCAGCGTACCGCCCCGCCGGTATCGGGAATCAGCTGGGGGAGCACTTCCCGGCATGTCTGTTGTGCACGGGGACAGCGGGGATGAAACGGACAACCGGGGGGAGGATCTGCAGGAGAGACCGCTTCCCCGGGAATAATTCGCAAGGGCCGCCCCCTGTCCCGAAGTGCAGGATGACTCTCCATCAGCATTCTGCTGTAGGGATGTCTGGGCATGGAAAAAAAATCCCTGCTGTTGCGATATTCAACGGTATACCCTGCATAGAGCACTGCCACGTGGGAGGCAATCCGCTCTACGGTTTTCAAATCATGGGAAATATAGACGACTGTTTTCCCCATATTTCCTGCAATATCATGAAACAGGTCAAGGATCCGGGCCGCTGTGCGGCTGTCCAGAGCGGTAATGGCCTCATCGGCGATGAGAACATCATTTTCCCCTGCAACAACACAGGCGATGACCAGGCGCTGCTGCATTCCGCCGGACAGTTCATGGGGAAAGGAGCGGAAAAACCGACGATCGGTGGGCAAATCCACCCTGCCGAGGATTTCCTGGGCCCGTTCAATTCTCTGCAGACGTGAATCTCTGCCTGTGAAGCCGGAAGCATAGCGAAGAACCTCGGTAAGATGCTGCCCGACCCGAAGACCGGGATTGAGGACCTTCTTGGGATCCTGGAAGATCATGGCAAATTTAGGGGATGTTTCACTGTCAGCTCCGTTGGTGCCGGGAGCCAGGTGGCGGCCGTTATACAGAACGTCACCACGCACTGTGAAATTACCGCCTCCGGGAAGCAGACCTGATATACCGCGCATGCTCATGGTCTTTCCCGAACCGCTTTCACCCACAATTGCGGTCACCTGTGCAGAGGGGATATTGAGGGTTATATCGTGAAGGACCGGGATTTCTCCGGAAGGGTGATGTGCTGACATTTCAAGCCCGTGAATTTCCAGATCCGAATATCTATTTCGGGCTGTATTGCTCATCTAACCTCCCCGGCATCCGTGTGGCCCGGTGTTGTACACAGCGGCCTTTCCGCTCATGCTGCAGCAACTAAATCCTGCTCCGGGGATCCGCCAGTATCACCAGAAAATCCGCCGCAAAATTCACCACCGAAAAAATTACCGCAAACATAATAACAGTTCCCTGGATGAGAGGGAAATCCCTCATTTGAATTGCCTGTAGCAGGAGACGACCGGTGCCCCCCATACCAAACACCTGTTCGATAATAATGGCGCCGCCAAGGAGATAGCCGAACTGGATTGCCGCCGGAATGGCAATGGGAATCATCGCATTGGGCAGGATATGGCGGAACAGCAGACGGCGCCTGGGTACTTCAAGCTGGGAAAGAAACTGCACATAGTCCCGGGAAAACTCCCGCAATACGGATGTTCGCACCAGTCTGGCCAGGAAAGCCGCCCGGCCCAGTCCCAATGCCAGGGCCGGCAGAATAAAATGCAGCAGGCTGGAGGATCCGAAGAGGGGAAACACCGGGATATAGACTCCGAAGAATAAGAGAAGAACAATTCCCAGCCAAAACTCGGGTATGGCCAGAAGAATATGAGAACTGCCCATGATCACGTGATCCGTGGGCTTCCGTCGGTTTGAAGCGCTGATAATACCTGCAGGAACGGCAATCATCAGGGCAATCAGCATGCCCAACACGGCAATTCCCAGGGTCACCGGCAGCCGTTCAGCCAGCAGTGTGATCACCGGCGTATCAGACTGATAGGACGATCCGAAATCACCGCTGAAGCTGCCCCCTATCCACTGGAGGTACTGAACAATCAGGGGCTGATCCAGCCCGAGACGGGTTCTGATCTGCTCGAGCACCTGAGCATTCTTTGCCCCCTCCACACCTGCGATAATCCGGGCAGGGTCGCCGGGTATTACCCGGAGAAGGAAAAATACTGCGGTGCTTGCGATAAAGATGGTAAGTATGAGTCGGGAGAAGCGTCGAAGGACGACTTTCAGGATAGTCACTGCATTCAGCAGAATTCAGTCAATCAGGTAGCAGCAGCTACTGATTGAGACTGTTTACTATACGTTCCAGTACTTTTGCCCGGTCCAGGGGCTTCACAATATAATTTTTAGCTCCCTTCATCAGACTGTTTTTTACAAGATCGTTTTTTCCAAGAGCGGAAATCATCACAACCACTGCTTCCTTATCAAATTCAATGATCTTCTCCAGGGAAGTAACACCATCCATTTTGGGCATGGTGATATCCATTGTGACAAGATCGATTTCAGGGTGCAATTCCTTGTATTTCTCCAGCCCTTCCTCACCGTCACCTGCAGTGGCAACTACGTCGAAACCGGCCGATGTAAGAATCTGATTCAACTGTTTTGCGATGAACATCGAGTCATCGACGATCAGTACTTTGTAAGGGGTCCCATCGGGCTTCAGTCCTTCGGGGTCTTTTTCATTGATGCTGGGAAAATCACCTTTACTTCTCATTGAAACTCCTCGATCCGTCCTCCTTATTAATGTAACCGATTTTATCTATTTTTGCCAGACACTTAGGAGAGATTTCCCGTCATAAAGATGCAAGCAGACATACATTTCCGGAACCCGGATCCGTAAGGAAATTCCTTCAGGATTCACTCCGGGCTGAATTGCTGCTTCCACCGGCTGAGGGTAGACTGGGATACATCCAGCAGTTTCGCAGCCCGGCTCTGATTCCCCCCTGCACGTTCAAGAGCCTGTTCGTACAGAAACTCCTCTGCATCCTTCATATTGGGCATTTTATCCTTTCTGAGAAGCATGCCCCCGGGCCCCCGGGCATACTGTTCATCGTCCATAAGTTCCGATAATTCAGAGGAACCGTCACCGTCTTCCCCTGCCCTGTTCAGCAGAATATAATTTCGGATTACAGAGATATCCAGGGAACCAGGGGCGCTGGCAGTTACCATGTCATACATTAAGCCCTGCAGCTCCCGGACATTTCCGGGAAACGGGTAGGTCTTCAACATGGCGTAGAGTTCCGGCGGCGCCTTTACCTCCGGCCGGCCCATTTTTTCAAGAGCCTCTGCAAGAAAGGCATCCAGCAGCAAAGGGATATCATCAGTTCTGTCCCGCAGCGGCGGCAGTTCGATATGATGGGCGATCAGCCGGTAATACAGGTCTCTGCGAAAATCGCCTGATTCCTGCCGGGATTTCAGATTCGCATTTGTGGCGGCCACAATCCTTGCCCGGCAGGGAACCGGTGTATCCGATCCCAGGGGGAAGAATTCACCCTCCTGAAGCAGGCGAAGCAGTTTAATCTGGCTGTTCATACCCAGATCACCGATCTCATCCAGGAATAACGTGCCTTTTCCGGCCTGTTCAATCAAACCTTTCCGCCCGTCCCCTCCTTCCGCTGCATCCGGGTTGTGATGCCCGAAGAGGGAATCGCTGAATACCGCATCATCCAGGCCGGATACATTAATTGCCACGAAATCCCCCCCGGAATTTGCAAGTTCATGGAAGGCCCGGGCTATCAGTTCTTTGCCCGTACCGCTCTCTCCGGTTATCAGCAGGGGTTTCGGACTCGGGATGATCGCCTCCATATACGCGAATATTTTTTTCATTTTCGGGCTGCGGGTGAGGATTTCCGAAAAAGCCCCGGGGTGGGAGAGTTCCCGGTCGGGACGCTCTGTTGAGAGGATATTCACTTCCTCTTTGAGTTCCCGAATGGTAAATGCATGCTCAACCGCAGTGAGCAGTCTCTCGGGATCCAGCGGTTTGGTAATAAAATCGAAGGCTCCAATCTTCATACACTCAACTGCAGTTTCCACCTTATCCTGGGCGGTGAGAATAATAACCGCTATATCAGGATGTTCCTCGTTGATTTTCAAAAGGAGATCATAGCCGTCCATCACCGGCATCATCAGGTCGCTGATCACCAGCTCGATGTCATGTTCCCGAATCAGACCGGCCGCATTCCGGCTGTCTTCACAGGGTATAACCCGATCATAGCCGTGTTCCCTGAGAATCATGGAGTACAATTCCACACTGGTATGTTCGTCATCAACAACGAGAATATTCCGGGTCATAGTCACAGAATATTCAGAGTTTTGAAATAATTCAACTTAAACTTGCGCATCGCCTCTGAGCTTAGTAGGTTAAGCAGATGAATATTCCCCCGTTTCAGGCACGAATTGAAGACTTTCCTCCGGAAGGTCAAAAGGACAGCGGATCAAGTATTGTATATTGGATGCAGTCGGCCCAGAGATTCGAAGATAACATGGCGTTGAATTATGCGGCGGCGGAAGCAGAGCGTAATAATCTTCCGTTCCATATCATTTTCTGTCTGGATACATCCTACCCCGATGCCTCTGCCCGGCATTTCTGGTTCATGATCCAGGGCCTGCAGGAAATTGCTGCAGAGTGCCGAAAAACCTCTGTGAATTTCAGTGTTCTCCCCGGAAGTCCCCCGGAGGTTTTTTCCAGAGAGGACCTGCACCGGCATCTGGGCGGAATCCGGCTTCTGGTCACCGAACGGTCCTATCTGCGGCACCTCAGGCTCTGGAGGAAGGATGTTGCCGCCCAGATTAACTCCAGGGGCGGCCGATTTATCCAGCTGGATTCTGAGGTGCTGGTTCCCCACAATCTGGTGAGTTCCAAAAAGGAGTATGCCGCCGCAACCATCAGAAAGAAAATAACCTCCCAGTGGCTGCCCTATCTCCGGGGTGAACGGCATGAGCGGCAGTTTTATATGGGGCCCGTATCCGGGTATCTTTCAGAAACACGGGAAAAAACAGAATCAGAGATTCCCCTCAGTCTGAACAATGAGGAATTGATACAGCTCACTTCCTATGATGATTTTACCGCCCTTCTTACACGCCGGGGCATGCACGCTCCCTCACCGGTTCCGGCTCCGGTGGATACGTTCAGAGGAGGAAGCAATGCCGCCCATGAAAGGCTTGAACGTTTTCTCAACGAAGATTTTCCCCGCTACGGGGAAATCCGGAATGATCCTGGAAACCCTGTTCAAAGCGATCTCAGCCCGTATCTGCATTTCGGAATGATATCAGTACTGCGAATCGCATGGAGTACGGTGGAAGCAGCTGAGGATTTGCGTCAGTACCCCAAACGGAATTCCGAGGCAGTGCCGGATGAAAGTCTGGAAGCCTTCCTGGAAGAACTGATCGTGAGAAGGGAACTGGCCAAAAATTTTGTACGCTTTGAATCCAGATATGACAGCTATGAGGGAATCCCTGAATGGGCGGCTAAAAGCCTTGAAGAGCATGCCGGAGATCCCCGGGAGCATCTGTACAGTCTCAAGGAACTGGAGGAAGGGCGCACCTACGATCCCTACTGGAACGCATGCCAGTTGGAGATGGTAAAAACCGGCAAAATGCATGGCTACATGCGGATGTATTGGGGGAAAAAAGTTTTGGAATGGAGCAAGTCCCCCAGAGAAGCCTTTGAGCATCTGCTGTACCTGAATAACCGTTGGGAGCTGGACGGCCGGGACGAAAACGGATACACAGGAGTATCGTGGTGTTTCGGCACCCATGACCGGGGCTGGAAGGAGAGGCCGATTTTCGGCAAAATACGGTATATGAACGACAAGGGTCTGGAACGGAAATTCGACATCAAAAGCTATGCCCAAAAATGGCTGGATTAACTCCGCCCTTCCGACTCCTCCCCGGTTGCTTCAAACACCTCTGTCAGCAGGGCGCCTGAAGCCCCGGGGATTCAGGTACTATGCAGGAAAATCAGATCATCACACGCTGATGTCCGTGCCACATTTCATCCCGTAGCGCTCTTACTCTTTCGTCTTTCAAATACTCTTCGAAGGGCATCATCCGGTCTATAACACCCGAGGGAGTGAACTCGATAATTCTGTTTGCAATTGAAGAAATAAACTGATGGTCATGGGAATTGAAAATAATCACCTCCTCAAAGGCTGCCAGGCCGTTATTGAGGCTGGTAATTGATTCCAAATCCAGATGGTTTGTGGGCTCATTAAACATCAGAACATTGGCGCCGCTGAGCATCATTTTGCTCAGCATGCAGCGCACCTTTTCGCCTCCGGAAAGTACATTTACCGGCTTCAGTGCGTCCTCACCGGAAAATAGCATCCGCCCGAGAAAGCCC
It includes:
- a CDS encoding response regulator, yielding MRSKGDFPSINEKDPEGLKPDGTPYKVLIVDDSMFIAKQLNQILTSAGFDVVATAGDGEEGLEKYKELHPEIDLVTMDITMPKMDGVTSLEKIIEFDKEAVVVMISALGKNDLVKNSLMKGAKNYIVKPLDRAKVLERIVNSLNQ
- a CDS encoding ABC transporter permease, which translates into the protein MIKPGYLQRSSFQRQFRRRVRQPGILAFAAVTLILLVLIALLAPVLAPHPPYQQHLDARFQKPFTQGFLLGTDSLGRDVLSRLMYGGRSAFIVGLVSTGIALIIGATVGILASYGPRWMDSLFMLLMDGLLAMPTILMAVAIVAVFGYGLVQVMLAMGIVFSPLIARLMRAELKRASGQDFVEAEILVNTPGPEIFFTAILPQVFPPLLVQLTSLFAAAITIEASLSFLGIGIQPPGSSWGIMLDNARDYLISAPWLAFPPGIALALAVYSLNTLGDHINDLFHRHH
- a CDS encoding ABC transporter ATP-binding protein; translated protein: MNKKNRKTNGTGADSPLLRIRGLTKQYKSGGYGGMGAQSLYALKDIDLDLYPGEVLSIIGESGSGKTTLARCILQREKIQSGRIDSIWGTIQRGAPEQHSRQIQGNPLGPDTTISSRDLYRKIQLVPQATQNSLNPWRRVDQLLDPILRRTSGRGNSMQTARDNIQTAKEELMELCGLSPAFLKRYPGELSGGQRQRVLIARALAMEARLIIFDEPVSSLDVSIQARLLNTLLELKEEYGLSYVFITHDLDIAEYISDRMAIIHNSRILESGPVEEIVQHPREEFTRTLLEAGLKKQNWLDSFIS
- a CDS encoding ABC transporter substrate-binding protein, which produces MSRHTLPKSIYSQSVGLLGILVFSLILAVSCQGGGEEAPLEVSLALSGNPSTLDPHATTETLTFQVTKSLYDTLLEPDDDGELVPALARSWSVSDSQKEITFQLRRDVSFHDGSGFDARDAAASIERLLSPDFASPSAGEYSVIEDVQIVDDFTLRLILSEPNAPLLYTLASGWSAILPSEKIESGHNFAREPVGTGPFSLEQWVADERITLNKNGDYWMEDEIEVEKVSLQIIPEPSVQTQALMSGQVDILYIVSEEDVPVLQSRDDIIVETDTTSLVMVMSINTSRDILGEVEMRRALNHAIDKQTALDVAYGGGTPVGTFNDASNPFYADFTGMYPYDPERAAELAREAGYSEDRVFDLVLPQNFAPHVTAGELYQEMLREAGIQARIRMVDWPTWISDVYGNANYDLTVIGHTGKLDPDGRFIGYGSGNMYVRYPNELLEELITEGRRTLEFSRRQEIYTQVQRIFAEQVPFVFVGSSLRRIAYSSDISGFRMTPNLDTFDFRRISSGSGE
- a CDS encoding deoxyribodipyrimidine photo-lyase, giving the protein MNIPPFQARIEDFPPEGQKDSGSSIVYWMQSAQRFEDNMALNYAAAEAERNNLPFHIIFCLDTSYPDASARHFWFMIQGLQEIAAECRKTSVNFSVLPGSPPEVFSREDLHRHLGGIRLLVTERSYLRHLRLWRKDVAAQINSRGGRFIQLDSEVLVPHNLVSSKKEYAAATIRKKITSQWLPYLRGERHERQFYMGPVSGYLSETREKTESEIPLSLNNEELIQLTSYDDFTALLTRRGMHAPSPVPAPVDTFRGGSNAAHERLERFLNEDFPRYGEIRNDPGNPVQSDLSPYLHFGMISVLRIAWSTVEAAEDLRQYPKRNSEAVPDESLEAFLEELIVRRELAKNFVRFESRYDSYEGIPEWAAKSLEEHAGDPREHLYSLKELEEGRTYDPYWNACQLEMVKTGKMHGYMRMYWGKKVLEWSKSPREAFEHLLYLNNRWELDGRDENGYTGVSWCFGTHDRGWKERPIFGKIRYMNDKGLERKFDIKSYAQKWLD
- a CDS encoding ABC transporter ATP-binding protein — protein: MSNTARNRYSDLEIHGLEMSAHHPSGEIPVLHDITLNIPSAQVTAIVGESGSGKTMSMRGISGLLPGGGNFTVRGDVLYNGRHLAPGTNGADSETSPKFAMIFQDPKKVLNPGLRVGQHLTEVLRYASGFTGRDSRLQRIERAQEILGRVDLPTDRRFFRSFPHELSGGMQQRLVIACVVAGENDVLIADEAITALDSRTAARILDLFHDIAGNMGKTVVYISHDLKTVERIASHVAVLYAGYTVEYRNSRDFFSMPRHPYSRMLMESHPALRDRGRPLRIIPGEAVSPADPPPGCPFHPRCPRAQQTCREVLPQLIPDTGGAVRCHFPYPEKGNGEKDSTRKNSGAPGAGEQFNE
- a CDS encoding sigma-54-dependent transcriptional regulator, with the protein product MTRNILVVDDEHTSVELYSMILREHGYDRVIPCEDSRNAAGLIREHDIELVISDLMMPVMDGYDLLLKINEEHPDIAVIILTAQDKVETAVECMKIGAFDFITKPLDPERLLTAVEHAFTIRELKEEVNILSTERPDRELSHPGAFSEILTRSPKMKKIFAYMEAIIPSPKPLLITGESGTGKELIARAFHELANSGGDFVAINVSGLDDAVFSDSLFGHHNPDAAEGGDGRKGLIEQAGKGTLFLDEIGDLGMNSQIKLLRLLQEGEFFPLGSDTPVPCRARIVAATNANLKSRQESGDFRRDLYYRLIAHHIELPPLRDRTDDIPLLLDAFLAEALEKMGRPEVKAPPELYAMLKTYPFPGNVRELQGLMYDMVTASAPGSLDISVIRNYILLNRAGEDGDGSSELSELMDDEQYARGPGGMLLRKDKMPNMKDAEEFLYEQALERAGGNQSRAAKLLDVSQSTLSRWKQQFSPE
- a CDS encoding ABC transporter permease, encoding MTILKVVLRRFSRLILTIFIASTAVFFLLRVIPGDPARIIAGVEGAKNAQVLEQIRTRLGLDQPLIVQYLQWIGGSFSGDFGSSYQSDTPVITLLAERLPVTLGIAVLGMLIALMIAVPAGIISASNRRKPTDHVIMGSSHILLAIPEFWLGIVLLLFFGVYIPVFPLFGSSSLLHFILPALALGLGRAAFLARLVRTSVLREFSRDYVQFLSQLEVPRRRLLFRHILPNAMIPIAIPAAIQFGYLLGGAIIIEQVFGMGGTGRLLLQAIQMRDFPLIQGTVIMFAVIFSVVNFAADFLVILADPRSRI